From a region of the Burkholderia lata genome:
- a CDS encoding serine hydrolase: MTGLIARLPFARTTLLVALSMLMLAFSANASSTPRNPPPRAAHAHAPAKAVKKAVKKKPAQRNKKAVKHRRPRVKHQAVKRHAAPAPQQRRAKRTTAVRPRPADKPRLMASCGYSPRAVNSLHSRAAYVLDVDSGTPLLARNARTVRPIASISKLMTAVVARDADRPLNGVLRVTAHDRDTIKFTGSRLQVGSELSRREMFHIALMSSENRAAAALSRDYPGGRAAFVNAMNREARRLGMRHTHFREPTGLSPHNVSTAEDLAKLVGAAAQDPLIRYFSTDTSTTVRPGDGELLYVNSDPLVRYRRLPIRLQKTGFINESGHGVVMRMRVKGRRETVVLLGAPTRAGVSSDAIKIHRWLSCSIQ, encoded by the coding sequence TTGACCGGCCTCATCGCGCGCCTGCCATTCGCCCGGACCACCCTGCTCGTCGCCCTGTCGATGCTGATGCTCGCCTTCTCGGCGAATGCATCGTCCACGCCACGCAACCCGCCGCCGCGCGCCGCGCACGCTCATGCGCCGGCGAAGGCCGTCAAGAAAGCCGTCAAGAAGAAGCCGGCCCAGCGCAACAAGAAGGCCGTCAAGCATCGTCGCCCGCGCGTGAAGCACCAGGCGGTCAAGCGTCACGCAGCACCGGCCCCGCAGCAGCGCCGCGCCAAGCGCACGACCGCCGTGCGCCCGCGCCCGGCCGACAAGCCGCGCCTGATGGCGAGCTGCGGCTACAGCCCGCGTGCGGTCAATTCCCTCCATTCACGCGCGGCCTACGTGCTCGACGTCGATTCCGGCACGCCGCTGCTGGCGCGCAACGCACGCACGGTGCGGCCGATCGCGTCGATCTCGAAGCTGATGACGGCCGTCGTCGCACGCGACGCCGACCGTCCGCTGAACGGCGTGCTGCGCGTCACCGCGCACGACCGCGACACGATCAAGTTCACCGGGTCGCGCCTGCAGGTCGGCTCGGAACTGTCGCGCCGCGAGATGTTCCATATCGCGCTGATGTCGTCGGAAAACCGCGCGGCCGCCGCGCTGAGCCGCGACTATCCGGGCGGGCGCGCCGCGTTCGTCAACGCGATGAATCGCGAAGCGCGCCGGCTCGGCATGCGCCATACACACTTCCGCGAGCCGACCGGCCTGTCGCCGCACAACGTGTCGACGGCAGAGGATCTCGCGAAGCTCGTCGGCGCGGCGGCGCAGGATCCGCTGATCCGCTATTTCTCGACGGATACGTCGACCACCGTGCGCCCCGGCGACGGCGAGCTGCTGTATGTGAATTCCGACCCGCTCGTCCGCTACCGCCGCCTGCCGATCCGGCTGCAGAAGACCGGCTTCATCAACGAGTCGGGGCACGGCGTCGTGATGCGCATGCGTGTGAAGGGCCGCCGCGAAACGGTCGTGCTGCTCGGCGCACCGACGCGCGCGGGCGTCTCGAGCGATGCCATCAAGATCCACCGCTGGCTGTCCTGCTCGATCCAGTAA
- a CDS encoding LysR family transcriptional regulator produces MELKLLRTFLTVTELCHFSRAADALHMSQPALSKQIGALESSLGGKLFERGRHGAELTPFGERFLPDAQALVRDADEILVRARELSSGQRGHLRLGICLSVLTLVPKLVAEFRSRNPGIAVTLSDLSSAEQTRRLRAGKLDAGFLRLPSDEGLSSFKVIDEALALAVPPHLGLKRVPADLGTLNEIGFIALQRARGQGLAAQVDRWCVERRFVPHVTQQAEDVQSVLASVAAGAGVAFIPSRAQYLLRDATVLPLDGKDAKWRVGLAWLSDRDDPVTTRFVSFMRAAIKNA; encoded by the coding sequence ATGGAATTGAAACTGCTGAGAACGTTCCTGACCGTTACCGAGCTGTGCCATTTCAGCCGCGCGGCCGACGCGCTGCACATGAGCCAGCCGGCACTGAGCAAGCAGATCGGCGCGCTCGAGTCGAGCCTCGGCGGCAAGCTGTTCGAGCGCGGCCGGCACGGTGCGGAGCTGACGCCGTTCGGCGAGCGCTTCCTGCCCGACGCGCAGGCGCTCGTACGCGATGCCGACGAGATCCTCGTCCGCGCGCGCGAGCTGTCGAGCGGGCAACGCGGCCATTTGCGGCTGGGCATCTGCCTGTCGGTGCTGACGCTCGTCCCGAAGCTCGTCGCGGAGTTTCGCAGCCGGAATCCCGGCATTGCCGTCACGCTGAGCGACCTGTCGTCCGCGGAGCAGACGCGCCGGTTGCGCGCGGGCAAGCTCGATGCCGGGTTCCTGCGCCTGCCGTCGGACGAAGGACTGTCGTCGTTCAAGGTGATCGACGAGGCGCTGGCGCTGGCGGTGCCGCCGCATCTCGGCCTGAAGCGCGTGCCGGCCGATCTCGGCACACTCAACGAGATTGGCTTCATCGCGTTGCAGCGCGCACGCGGGCAGGGGTTGGCCGCGCAGGTCGACCGGTGGTGCGTCGAGCGCCGCTTCGTGCCGCACGTGACGCAGCAGGCCGAAGACGTGCAGTCGGTGCTCGCGTCGGTCGCGGCCGGTGCGGGCGTCGCGTTCATTCCGTCGCGTGCGCAATATCTGCTGCGCGATGCGACGGTGTTGCCGCTCGACGGCAAGGACGCGAAGTGGCGCGTCGGGCTCGCATGGCTATCGGACCGCGACGATCCCGTCACCACGCGCTTCGTGTCGTTCATGCGTGCCGCGATCAAGAATGCATGA
- a CDS encoding isochorismatase family protein, whose protein sequence is MSATRLDTNTALVVIDLQKGIVALPTAHPVEPVIAHTRTLLDAFRSRGLPVVLVNVAGGAPGRTQQQVRLDALPADWAELVPELNRQPGDHVVTKKTWGAFTGTDLDAHLKAAGVTQIVLTGIATSIGVESTARQAHELGYNVTLAIDAMTDLNADAHVNSVERLFPRLGETGTTQDIVALLDRRGE, encoded by the coding sequence ATGAGCGCAACCCGTCTCGACACGAACACCGCACTCGTCGTCATCGACCTGCAGAAAGGCATCGTCGCCCTCCCCACCGCGCACCCGGTCGAACCGGTGATCGCGCACACCCGCACGCTGCTCGACGCATTCCGCAGCCGCGGCCTGCCGGTCGTGCTCGTCAACGTCGCGGGCGGCGCACCGGGCCGCACGCAGCAGCAGGTGCGCCTGGACGCCCTTCCCGCCGACTGGGCCGAACTCGTGCCCGAACTGAACCGGCAGCCGGGCGATCACGTCGTGACGAAAAAGACCTGGGGCGCCTTCACCGGCACCGACCTCGACGCGCACCTGAAGGCGGCCGGCGTCACGCAGATCGTGCTGACCGGCATCGCGACGAGCATCGGCGTCGAATCGACCGCACGGCAGGCGCATGAACTCGGCTACAACGTCACGCTCGCCATCGATGCGATGACCGACCTCAACGCGGACGCGCATGTGAACAGCGTCGAGCGACTGTTCCCGCGCCTCGGCGAGACGGGCACGACGCAGGACATCGTCGCGCTGCTCGACCGGCGCGGCGAGTGA
- a CDS encoding LysR substrate-binding domain-containing protein → MRRMVRNLDIALLRAFVTVAEHRSMTAASRALHLTQGAISQQVARLETLSGPLFVREHRNLLLTADGERLLGQARRLLAVHDALLTDMTAGAVEGAVRVGAPQDLVSSCLAPILKGYAQAHPQVALTLVCAASPELRRGLAQGELDVALIEAPVGPSRGECIAVDRLVWVGAKGGTAYRNTPLPVSMVAQTCAFRPTVLDALRGCDRAWRTVFENGSIDATAATVRSDLAVTAWLASTVPADLDILPAGSGLPALPNFAINLHLPRGQRTPAATELARHLRNGFARVRAAA, encoded by the coding sequence ATGCGTCGCATGGTACGCAATCTCGACATCGCGCTGCTGCGCGCCTTCGTCACCGTCGCCGAGCATCGCAGCATGACGGCGGCCAGCCGCGCGCTGCACCTGACGCAAGGCGCGATCAGCCAGCAGGTCGCACGGCTCGAAACGCTGTCCGGCCCGCTGTTCGTCCGCGAGCACCGCAACCTGCTGCTCACGGCGGACGGCGAGCGGCTGCTCGGGCAGGCGCGCCGGCTGCTCGCCGTGCACGATGCGCTGCTGACCGACATGACGGCCGGCGCAGTGGAAGGGGCCGTGCGCGTCGGTGCGCCGCAGGATCTCGTGTCCTCCTGCCTCGCACCGATCCTGAAAGGCTATGCGCAAGCGCATCCGCAGGTCGCGCTCACGCTCGTGTGCGCGGCATCGCCGGAGCTGCGCCGGGGGCTCGCGCAGGGCGAACTCGACGTCGCACTGATCGAGGCGCCGGTCGGGCCGTCGCGCGGCGAGTGCATCGCCGTCGACCGCCTGGTCTGGGTCGGTGCGAAAGGCGGCACCGCGTACCGGAATACGCCGCTGCCCGTGTCGATGGTCGCGCAGACTTGCGCGTTCCGCCCGACGGTACTCGACGCGCTGCGCGGCTGCGATCGCGCGTGGCGCACCGTGTTCGAGAACGGCAGCATCGATGCGACGGCCGCGACCGTGCGCTCCGATCTCGCCGTGACCGCCTGGCTCGCGTCGACCGTGCCGGCCGACCTCGACATCCTGCCAGCCGGCAGCGGCCTGCCCGCACTGCCGAACTTCGCGATCAACCTGCATCTGCCGCGCGGCCAGCGCACGCCGGCCGCGACGGAACTCGCCCGCCACCTGCGCAACGGCTTCGCGCGCGTGCGGGCGGCCGCCTAG
- a CDS encoding LysE family translocator, with protein sequence MPFRDYLPLMLFVIVSTVTPGGATTLATASGAHFGYRRSLPLMAGIAAGLASMAAAAAAGLGGVLLALPALQLAMKALGSVYLVWLAVRIGRGGKPRLDAAVHRPQGFVSGVWMLWHNPKGWAMTLGAAASFAALASGPARLGVLLGLAFGVAAMASLSLWCFAGLLFARVLRTERQWRWLNAGLGVLLVVSIVPMWLP encoded by the coding sequence GTGCCGTTCCGCGACTACCTGCCGCTGATGCTGTTCGTGATCGTGTCCACCGTGACGCCGGGCGGCGCGACGACGCTCGCGACCGCCTCGGGCGCGCATTTCGGCTATCGGCGTTCGCTGCCGCTGATGGCGGGCATCGCGGCCGGCCTGGCGTCGATGGCCGCCGCTGCCGCGGCCGGGCTCGGCGGCGTGCTGCTTGCGCTGCCCGCGTTGCAACTCGCGATGAAGGCGCTCGGTTCGGTGTACCTCGTGTGGCTGGCCGTGCGCATCGGGCGCGGCGGCAAGCCGCGGCTCGATGCCGCGGTGCATCGGCCGCAGGGGTTCGTCAGCGGCGTCTGGATGCTCTGGCACAACCCGAAAGGCTGGGCGATGACGCTCGGTGCGGCCGCGTCGTTCGCCGCGCTCGCCTCCGGTCCGGCACGGCTCGGCGTCTTGCTTGGACTGGCGTTCGGCGTGGCCGCGATGGCGTCGCTGTCGCTATGGTGTTTCGCCGGGTTGCTGTTCGCGCGCGTGTTGCGTACGGAGCGGCAGTGGCGCTGGCTCAATGCCGGGCTCGGTGTGCTGCTCGTGGTGTCGATCGTGCCGATGTGGCTGCCGTAG
- a CDS encoding MarR family winged helix-turn-helix transcriptional regulator, giving the protein MIRRMNPPRKPGVSADIVAADLTLAVGQLIRRLRSEIESGGLGMSQTSALARLERHGPMTTADLARAEAMKPQSMKATLASLEEDGLVEREPHPTDGRQILFRLTAAGLDARLKRNAAKHQWLGAAIAQLDPDDIDTLAAAIPLIRRIGEQ; this is encoded by the coding sequence ATGATCCGCCGCATGAACCCGCCACGCAAACCCGGCGTTTCTGCCGACATCGTCGCCGCCGACCTGACCCTTGCAGTCGGCCAGTTGATCCGCCGGCTCCGCTCCGAGATCGAATCCGGCGGGCTCGGCATGTCCCAGACAAGCGCGCTCGCGCGACTCGAACGGCACGGGCCGATGACGACCGCCGACCTCGCGCGCGCTGAAGCGATGAAGCCGCAGTCGATGAAGGCGACGCTCGCGAGCCTCGAGGAAGACGGTCTCGTCGAGCGCGAACCGCATCCGACCGACGGCCGCCAGATCCTGTTCCGGCTGACCGCGGCCGGCCTCGACGCCCGGCTCAAGCGCAACGCCGCGAAACACCAGTGGCTCGGCGCCGCGATCGCGCAGCTCGATCCCGACGACATCGACACGCTCGCCGCCGCGATCCCGCTGATCCGCCGCATCGGCGAGCAATGA
- a CDS encoding SulP family inorganic anion transporter: MQDSNESRASGVRLLKGILPIRRGGAIRDIFAGMSLASMDIPQVLGYARIAGMPAVTGLYTVFLPLIAFACFGASRHLVVAADSATATIFASRLSSMAPAGSAEYVALAGMVALLTAAMLLLARIFKLGFLADFLSRTVLVGFLAGVGVQVSIAMLGDMLGLAVPYPASRSLAQLDYVVTHLVHTNRPTFALAALVVVAILACKRFLPRVPMPMIAVAGSIAASSAFGFAAHGIAVLGPVAGGLPPLRWPSVTWQQFLDLVPVAASCFVMIIAQSAAAARVFAQQYDEEVDTNADILGLAAANAAAAVGGAFVVNGSPTQTAMADGAGVRSQIGHLAFAAVVAVVLLFFSTYLQYLPHAVLAGIVFTIALGLINVRSLAAIRKESPGEFTLALVTALAVVTVGVEHGILLAVALSLMRHVRHSYQPHTMVLEPVEGNGRWQPVPARRGAMTAPGLIVYRFGSDLFFANDHLFTAEVTELVDAAPMPTRWFVVDAGAITDIDYSAARTLADLVKMLQARGIGVLFGRVNRYLRADMDRHRITEIVGASCIFPTLHQALEAAGTTPAPQEPGIV; the protein is encoded by the coding sequence ATGCAAGATTCCAACGAAAGCCGCGCGTCAGGCGTGCGGCTGCTGAAAGGCATCCTCCCGATCCGTCGTGGCGGGGCGATCCGCGACATCTTCGCGGGCATGTCGCTCGCGTCGATGGACATCCCGCAGGTGCTCGGCTATGCACGCATCGCCGGCATGCCGGCCGTCACGGGCCTCTACACGGTGTTCCTGCCGCTCATCGCGTTCGCGTGCTTCGGCGCGTCGCGGCATCTGGTGGTGGCCGCCGACTCCGCGACCGCGACGATTTTCGCGAGCCGGCTGTCGTCGATGGCCCCGGCCGGCAGCGCCGAGTACGTGGCGCTGGCCGGCATGGTCGCGCTGCTGACGGCCGCGATGCTGCTGCTCGCGCGCATCTTCAAGCTGGGTTTTCTTGCCGATTTCCTGTCGCGCACGGTGCTGGTCGGCTTTCTCGCCGGTGTCGGCGTACAGGTGTCGATCGCGATGCTCGGCGACATGCTCGGGCTGGCCGTGCCGTACCCGGCGTCGCGCAGCCTGGCGCAGCTCGACTACGTCGTCACGCATCTCGTCCACACGAACCGGCCGACGTTCGCGCTCGCGGCGCTCGTCGTCGTCGCGATTCTCGCGTGCAAGCGGTTCCTGCCACGCGTGCCGATGCCGATGATCGCGGTCGCGGGCAGCATCGCGGCCAGCTCCGCGTTCGGCTTCGCCGCGCACGGCATCGCGGTGCTCGGGCCGGTCGCCGGCGGGCTGCCGCCGCTGCGCTGGCCGTCCGTCACGTGGCAGCAGTTCCTCGATCTCGTGCCGGTCGCCGCGTCGTGTTTCGTGATGATCATTGCGCAGAGTGCGGCCGCCGCACGCGTGTTCGCGCAGCAGTACGACGAGGAGGTCGATACCAACGCCGACATCCTCGGCCTCGCGGCCGCGAACGCGGCGGCGGCGGTGGGCGGCGCGTTCGTCGTCAACGGCAGCCCGACGCAGACGGCGATGGCCGACGGCGCGGGCGTGCGCAGCCAGATCGGGCACCTCGCGTTCGCGGCCGTGGTGGCGGTGGTCCTGCTGTTCTTCAGTACCTATCTGCAGTACCTGCCGCATGCGGTGCTGGCCGGCATCGTGTTCACGATCGCGCTCGGGCTGATCAACGTGCGCAGCCTCGCCGCGATCCGCAAGGAAAGCCCCGGTGAGTTCACGCTCGCGCTGGTGACGGCGCTGGCCGTCGTGACGGTCGGCGTCGAGCACGGCATCCTGCTGGCGGTCGCGTTGTCGCTGATGCGGCACGTGCGCCACAGCTACCAGCCGCACACGATGGTGCTCGAACCCGTCGAAGGCAACGGACGGTGGCAGCCGGTGCCCGCGCGACGCGGCGCGATGACGGCGCCGGGGCTGATCGTCTACCGGTTCGGCTCCGACCTGTTCTTCGCGAACGATCATCTGTTCACCGCCGAAGTGACCGAGCTCGTCGATGCGGCGCCGATGCCGACGCGCTGGTTCGTCGTCGATGCGGGCGCGATCACCGACATCGATTATTCGGCCGCGCGGACGCTGGCCGACCTCGTCAAGATGCTGCAGGCACGCGGGATCGGCGTGCTGTTCGGGCGCGTCAACCGCTACCTGCGCGCCGACATGGATCGCCACCGGATCACGGAAATCGTCGGCGCGTCGTGCATTTTCCCGACGCTGCATCAGGCACTGGAGGCTGCCGGTACGACACCGGCGCCGCAGGAGCCAGGCATCGTGTAG
- a CDS encoding mechanosensitive ion channel family protein translates to MTLNESWFAPLVGILILLAAAGAITAVVHFLLFRVVARLARLSATRVDDALFEFGAFKWLNRIVPFVVIKLGLGAVPGIPETAAEAADKVLFALIVFLVTMTVSATLSALEHTHRTYQRDQHDQPHLSLKGAMQLVKLVMFITAALVVIGDATGKQIGLLLSGIGAMSAVLMLIFKDTLLGLVAGVQLSSNDMLRIGDWITMPSAGADGTVIDITLNTVKVANFDHTIITVPTWKLITESYQNWRGMTEAGGRRIKRALFVDATSVRFLSNDEIERLERLTLLKDYLEDKVDAIEQWNGTLGAAGDCPANRRQLTNLGTFRAYVANYLKGHPRIRRDMTCMARQLPLTAEGIPLELYCFTDTTTWVDYEAIQSDLFDHLIAVLPEFGLRVYQHPSGFDMRQMVGAAQAGLQAPHAG, encoded by the coding sequence ATGACCCTGAACGAATCCTGGTTTGCGCCGCTCGTCGGCATCCTCATCCTGCTCGCCGCCGCCGGCGCGATCACCGCCGTCGTCCATTTCCTGCTGTTCCGCGTGGTCGCGCGGCTCGCACGGCTTTCCGCCACGCGCGTCGACGACGCGCTGTTCGAGTTCGGCGCGTTCAAATGGCTGAACCGCATCGTCCCGTTCGTCGTGATCAAGCTCGGGCTCGGCGCGGTGCCCGGCATCCCCGAGACGGCCGCCGAGGCCGCCGACAAGGTGCTGTTCGCGCTGATCGTGTTCCTCGTGACGATGACGGTCAGCGCGACGCTGTCCGCACTCGAACACACGCATCGCACGTACCAGCGCGACCAACACGACCAGCCGCACCTGTCGCTGAAAGGCGCGATGCAGCTCGTCAAGCTCGTGATGTTCATCACGGCCGCGCTGGTCGTGATCGGCGACGCGACCGGCAAGCAGATCGGCCTGCTGCTGTCCGGCATCGGCGCGATGTCCGCGGTGCTGATGCTGATCTTCAAGGACACGCTGCTCGGCCTCGTCGCGGGCGTGCAGCTGTCGTCGAACGACATGCTGCGGATCGGCGACTGGATCACGATGCCGTCGGCCGGCGCGGACGGCACCGTGATCGACATCACGCTGAACACCGTCAAGGTCGCGAACTTCGATCACACGATCATCACGGTGCCGACGTGGAAACTGATCACCGAGAGCTACCAGAACTGGCGCGGGATGACCGAAGCGGGCGGGCGCCGCATCAAGCGCGCGCTGTTCGTCGACGCGACGAGCGTGCGCTTTCTCTCAAACGACGAGATCGAACGGCTCGAACGCCTGACGCTGCTGAAGGACTATCTCGAGGACAAGGTCGACGCGATCGAGCAATGGAACGGCACGCTCGGCGCGGCCGGCGACTGCCCGGCGAACCGCCGCCAGCTGACGAACCTCGGTACGTTCCGCGCGTATGTCGCGAACTACCTGAAAGGCCATCCGCGCATCCGCCGCGACATGACCTGCATGGCGCGGCAACTGCCGCTCACGGCCGAAGGCATTCCGCTCGAACTGTACTGCTTCACCGACACGACGACGTGGGTCGACTACGAGGCCATCCAGTCCGACCTGTTCGATCACCTGATCGCGGTGTTGCCGGAATTCGGGCTGCGCGTGTACCAGCACCCGTCGGGCTTCGACATGCGGCAGATGGTCGGCGCCGCGCAAGCCGGGCTGCAGGCGCCGCACGCGGGTTGA
- a CDS encoding DUF7661 family protein translates to MQDEYRFNAFGRRLAVVRNNGRWAVFDLGTEGKRRPADLHIPSALAADELAQYLGDLLHEDATPRYSEVVPVPLRGA, encoded by the coding sequence ATGCAGGACGAATACCGCTTCAACGCATTCGGACGGCGGCTGGCCGTCGTCCGCAACAACGGCCGCTGGGCCGTGTTCGATCTCGGCACCGAAGGCAAGCGGCGCCCGGCCGACCTGCACATTCCGTCCGCGCTCGCCGCTGACGAACTCGCGCAATACCTCGGCGACCTGCTGCACGAGGACGCGACCCCGAGATACAGCGAAGTCGTCCCGGTCCCGCTCCGCGGCGCGTAA
- a CDS encoding PLP-dependent aminotransferase family protein yields MKRYEQLADDLQAQIERGVYRPGERIPSVRQASRQQQLSVTTVLRAYLVLESRGLIESRPQSGYFVRARASAPAEAELHMSAPAAEPSAVDVSRLVLSTLRSISRDDAVPLGSPYPDASQFPVQRLARYAQTIGRRRTRWGVIDDLPPGNQELIRQIARRYAERGIAVEPGEIVVTIGATEAINLCLQAVAKPGDTIAVESPTFYAMLHAIERMGMRALEVATHPVDGIDLDALERILEREHIAACMVMPNYQNPLGFEMPDARKRALVELLAKHGVPAIESDVYHELHFGDTTPSALKSFDRDGLVLHCASFTKSLSPRYRIGWAMPGRYRDQVEKLKFLNTLATPAIEQLAIAEYLKYDGYDFHLRRMRKQYAQQASLMSAMVRRFFPEGTRLSQPQGGYVLWVELPPQVDAMKLYAVALAQGITVGPGHMFSASTDYRHFIRLNYSYPWSRQIEDALKVLGRLASECAAR; encoded by the coding sequence ATGAAGCGTTACGAACAACTGGCCGACGATCTCCAGGCGCAGATCGAACGTGGCGTGTACCGGCCCGGCGAGCGGATTCCGTCGGTGCGGCAGGCAAGCCGGCAGCAGCAGCTCAGCGTCACGACCGTGCTGCGCGCGTACCTCGTGCTGGAAAGCCGCGGCCTGATCGAAAGCCGGCCGCAATCGGGCTATTTCGTCCGCGCGCGCGCGTCGGCGCCGGCCGAGGCCGAGCTGCACATGTCGGCGCCGGCCGCCGAGCCGTCGGCCGTGGACGTGAGCCGGCTCGTGCTGTCGACGCTGCGCTCGATCTCGCGCGACGACGCGGTGCCGCTCGGCTCGCCGTATCCCGACGCGTCGCAGTTTCCGGTGCAGCGTCTCGCGCGCTATGCGCAGACGATCGGCCGCCGCCGCACGCGCTGGGGCGTGATCGACGATCTGCCGCCCGGCAACCAGGAGCTGATCCGCCAGATCGCGCGGCGCTATGCGGAGCGCGGGATCGCGGTCGAACCCGGCGAGATCGTGGTGACGATCGGCGCGACCGAGGCGATCAACCTGTGCCTGCAGGCCGTCGCGAAGCCGGGCGACACGATTGCCGTGGAGTCGCCGACCTTCTACGCGATGCTGCACGCGATCGAGCGGATGGGCATGCGCGCGCTGGAAGTCGCGACGCACCCGGTCGACGGCATCGATCTCGATGCGCTCGAACGGATCCTCGAACGCGAGCACATCGCCGCGTGCATGGTGATGCCGAATTACCAGAATCCACTCGGGTTCGAGATGCCCGACGCGCGCAAGCGCGCGCTCGTCGAATTGCTGGCGAAGCACGGCGTGCCGGCGATCGAGAGCGACGTCTATCACGAGCTGCACTTCGGCGACACGACGCCGAGCGCGCTGAAGTCGTTCGACCGCGACGGGCTCGTGCTGCATTGCGCGTCGTTCACGAAGAGCCTGTCGCCGCGCTACCGGATCGGCTGGGCGATGCCGGGCCGCTACCGCGACCAGGTCGAGAAGCTGAAATTCCTGAACACGCTTGCGACGCCTGCAATCGAGCAGCTCGCAATTGCCGAGTACCTGAAATACGACGGCTACGATTTCCATCTGCGGCGCATGCGCAAGCAGTACGCGCAGCAGGCGAGCCTGATGAGCGCGATGGTGCGGCGCTTCTTCCCGGAAGGCACGCGGCTGTCGCAGCCGCAGGGCGGGTACGTGCTGTGGGTCGAGCTGCCGCCGCAGGTCGACGCGATGAAGCTGTATGCGGTGGCGCTCGCTCAAGGGATCACGGTCGGCCCGGGGCACATGTTCTCGGCGAGCACCGATTACCGGCATTTCATCCGGCTCAACTACAGCTATCCGTGGTCGCGGCAGATCGAGGATGCATTGAAGGTGCTCGGGCGGCTCGCGTCGGAGTGCGCGGCGCGGTGA
- a CDS encoding DHA2 family efflux MFS transporter permease subunit encodes MSDQHARPTQDHAAGRPDPSIWKVSAVAVLGSLLSQLDATIVNVSLSSLATDLHASLATIQWVTSGYLLALTLVLPLNGWLVDRIGAKALYLWCFSAFTLTSALCGLAWSAPSLIAFRVLQGVSGGLLAPMAQMMIARVAGQQMARVIGYAAVPVLLAPILGPVVAGAILQHTSWRWLFLVNLPVGVLALALAVRFLPGDRDDTQPRELDWVGLALLSPGLVLFLYGIERINEALGIAAIVTAALLLVAFLRVETRKGDHALIDLALFRGKVFGAAASTQFLSNGALFAGQMLIPVFLIQACGRTPGEMGWLLAPMGLGMLVTYPSMGALTSRFGVRRLAAAGALLALFATLPFVFLALTGYDPYLLVPALFLRGMGQSAIGAPSISAAYASVERRNLPMATTSLNIVQRLGGPTFTTVCTLFLAWRLQAESVTSGGTQASAYAWAFGLLCVLHAASFVTTLRLPLWSAGAGGKPAGAARAGSR; translated from the coding sequence GTGAGCGACCAACACGCTCGGCCGACGCAGGACCACGCGGCCGGCCGGCCCGATCCGTCGATCTGGAAGGTCAGCGCGGTCGCAGTGCTCGGCTCGCTGCTGTCGCAGCTTGACGCGACGATCGTCAACGTGTCGCTGTCAAGCCTCGCGACCGACCTGCACGCGAGCCTCGCGACGATCCAGTGGGTGACGAGCGGCTACCTGCTCGCGCTCACGCTGGTGCTGCCGCTGAACGGCTGGCTCGTCGACCGGATCGGCGCGAAGGCGCTGTATCTGTGGTGCTTCTCGGCGTTCACGCTCACGTCGGCGCTGTGCGGGCTTGCTTGGTCCGCGCCATCGCTGATCGCGTTCCGCGTGCTGCAAGGCGTGAGCGGCGGGCTGCTCGCGCCGATGGCGCAGATGATGATCGCGCGCGTCGCCGGCCAGCAGATGGCACGCGTGATCGGCTACGCGGCCGTGCCCGTGCTGCTCGCGCCGATCCTCGGCCCGGTCGTTGCGGGCGCGATCCTGCAGCACACGTCGTGGCGCTGGCTGTTTCTCGTGAACCTGCCCGTCGGCGTATTGGCACTCGCGCTGGCCGTGCGGTTCCTGCCCGGCGACCGCGACGACACGCAGCCGCGCGAACTCGACTGGGTCGGCCTGGCGCTGCTGTCACCGGGGCTCGTGCTGTTCCTGTACGGCATCGAGCGGATCAACGAAGCGCTCGGCATCGCGGCGATCGTCACGGCCGCGCTGTTGCTCGTGGCGTTCCTGCGCGTCGAAACGCGCAAGGGCGACCACGCGCTGATCGACCTGGCGCTGTTTCGCGGCAAGGTGTTCGGCGCGGCCGCGTCGACGCAGTTCCTGTCGAACGGCGCGCTGTTCGCGGGCCAGATGCTGATTCCGGTGTTCCTGATCCAGGCGTGCGGCCGCACGCCCGGCGAGATGGGCTGGCTGCTCGCGCCGATGGGGCTCGGCATGCTCGTCACCTACCCGTCGATGGGCGCGCTGACGAGCCGGTTCGGCGTGCGCCGGCTGGCCGCCGCCGGCGCGTTGCTCGCGCTGTTCGCGACGCTGCCGTTCGTGTTCCTCGCGCTGACCGGCTACGACCCATACCTGCTCGTGCCGGCGCTGTTCCTGCGCGGCATGGGCCAGAGCGCGATCGGCGCACCGTCGATCTCCGCCGCGTATGCGTCGGTCGAGCGCCGCAACCTGCCGATGGCGACCACCTCGCTCAATATCGTGCAACGTCTCGGCGGCCCGACGTTCACGACGGTCTGCACGCTGTTCCTCGCTTGGCGGCTGCAGGCCGAATCGGTGACGAGCGGCGGCACGCAGGCCAGCGCGTACGCGTGGGCCTTCGGCCTGCTTTGCGTGCTGCACGCGGCGAGCTTCGTCACGACGCTGCGGCTGCCGTTGTGGTCGGCCGGTGCAGGCGGGAAACCTGCCGGCGCCGCGCGCGCCGGTTCGCGCTGA